The Caretta caretta isolate rCarCar2 chromosome 10, rCarCar1.hap1, whole genome shotgun sequence genome has a window encoding:
- the LOC142073379 gene encoding uncharacterized protein LOC142073379 isoform X2 — protein sequence MLRGEKYNKRRRWKAGGRTPISADQPAFLHKAVFCLIIELPQLAPKRGALSTHLARQGFQTRHSSASWIPDRCGFQLGVCDRHLNNMAWHQGLSNPIPEFQLTLEETALPPESTTTGRKRRRRSVPNRPVTWGAVKALVAAAQRRLAADQQPETPETLFVAILAQITANSVMIVCLLCLLFPVGVGSDALPPLRARMTYNIWERLASIANVTHFCLSNSVAAGDLLGTCLIPVCHHPEEMENKTLFSAYANLSSQYSSMANWGPANYTLPRTAISLHTPYPAGAHNVTCARIVNCTSTKVPLGCRKISQPLLNCSHAVNVSYNYGHIILPSGWFFTCGSRTFNYIPANLSDGTLCCLSRMTLILPFAGQNRSKRSVPLSDDCIADVELFSRAEYTALAASIVGVPALATYSARTLNNLACFAAKAINTTSQAIALLNTEQHELRDAILDNRAAIDFLLLKHHLGCSTFQHMCCFNLTDNSRSIETRLAVLANLTTHIRQDLGFEGFWNWLTGWLPSLEWLRQLFGYFVFVIIGLIFCCCCVQCIPSLLRFCEILPWKAPQVMSLSVWELNSMTKQIDGYNEMANYH from the exons atgcttaggggggagaaatataataaaaggagaaggtggaaggcggggggcagaacgcccatctcagctgaccagcctgctttcttgcataaagctgtgttctgtctcatcattgaactgccacaactggcgcccaaacgtggggccctcagcactcacctcgcccggcaagggtttcagacgcgtcactcatccgcttcgtggatcccg gaccgttgtgggttccagctcggtgtgtgcgaccggcacttaaacaacatggcatggcaccaggggctgtcgaatcccataccagagtttcagctgaccttggaggagaccgcgttgccccccgagtcgacaacgacgggacggaaacggaggaggcgtagtgtcccaaaccggcccgtgacatggggagcagtaaaagcattggtcgccgcggcccaacgaaggctggcagcagatcaacagccagagactcctgagactttgtttgtggcgattctcgcccaaatcactgctaattctgtgatgattgtgtgccttttgtgcctgctatttcctgtaggggttggctcggacgCGCTTCCCCCGctacgagcccgaatgacatataacatatgggaaagattggcttcaatagcaaatgttacccacttttgtctatctaattctgtagcagccggagatttgttaggcacatgccttattccagtatgtcatcaccctgaggagatggagaataagacactgttctctgcttatgcgaatctttcctcccagtactctagcatggctaattggggcccagccaactatactctgcctcgcacggctatatccctccacacaccgtacccggccggggctcacAATGTTACTTGTGCGCGTatagttaactgcactagtacaaaggtgcccttgggctgtcgaaaaatttctcaaccccttttaaattgttcccatgctgtcaatgtttcatacaattatggccatatcatcctaccatcaggatggttttttacttgcggttcacgcacctttaattatattcctgcaaatttaagtgatggcaccctttgctgtcttagtagaatgacccttatattgccttttgctggacAAAAtcgtagtaaaagaagtgtacccctttcagatgattgtattgcagatgttgagctttttagtcgtgctgagtatactgctttagcggcctctattgttggggtccccgcgcttgccacgtattcagccagaactttaaataacctggcatgctttgcagcaaaggcaattaatacaacatcccaggctattgccttacttaacacagaacaacacgaattaagagatgcaattttggataacagagcagccattgattttctgctcctaaaacaccatctaggctgctccacatttcagcacatgtgttgctttaatttaactgataatagtcgctccatagaaactagactggctgtattggccaatcttacaacacacatacgccaagatctggggtttgagggtttttggaattggcttacaggttggctgccctctctagaatggctgcgacagctttttggttattttgtgtttgtaatcattgggcttattttttgctgctgctgtgtacaatgtattccttccttgttaagattttgtgaaattttgccctggaaagctccccaagttatgtccttgtctgtctgggagttaaatagcatgacaaaacaaattgacggctacaaTGAGATGGCCaattatcattaa
- the LOC142073379 gene encoding uncharacterized protein LOC142073379 isoform X3 produces the protein MVHAAKARSDLTAEELADLVSVCPVTWQNDDQGNPVGTWTTLSYSVVREDRCGFQLGVCDRHLNNMAWHQGLSNPIPEFQLTLEETALPPESTTTGRKRRRRSVPNRPVTWGAVKALVAAAQRRLAADQQPETPETLFVAILAQITANSVMIVCLLCLLFPVGVGSDALPPLRARMTYNIWERLASIANVTHFCLSNSVAAGDLLGTCLIPVCHHPEEMENKTLFSAYANLSSQYSSMANWGPANYTLPRTAISLHTPYPAGAHNVTCARIVNCTSTKVPLGCRKISQPLLNCSHAVNVSYNYGHIILPSGWFFTCGSRTFNYIPANLSDGTLCCLSRMTLILPFAGQNRSKRSVPLSDDCIADVELFSRAEYTALAASIVGVPALATYSARTLNNLACFAAKAINTTSQAIALLNTEQHELRDAILDNRAAIDFLLLKHHLGCSTFQHMCCFNLTDNSRSIETRLAVLANLTTHIRQDLGFEGFWNWLTGWLPSLEWLRQLFGYFVFVIIGLIFCCCCVQCIPSLLRFCEILPWKAPQVMSLSVWELNSMTKQIDGYNEMANYH, from the exons atggttcacgcggcgaaagctcgatcagatcttacagcggaggagctggctgatctggtctcagtttgcccggtgacctggcagaatgatgaccagggtaaccccgtgggcacctggaccactttgtcatactcggtggttagagag gaccgttgtgggttccagctcggtgtgtgcgaccggcacttaaacaacatggcatggcaccaggggctgtcgaatcccataccagagtttcagctgaccttggaggagaccgcgttgccccccgagtcgacaacgacgggacggaaacggaggaggcgtagtgtcccaaaccggcccgtgacatggggagcagtaaaagcattggtcgccgcggcccaacgaaggctggcagcagatcaacagccagagactcctgagactttgtttgtggcgattctcgcccaaatcactgctaattctgtgatgattgtgtgccttttgtgcctgctatttcctgtaggggttggctcggacgCGCTTCCCCCGctacgagcccgaatgacatataacatatgggaaagattggcttcaatagcaaatgttacccacttttgtctatctaattctgtagcagccggagatttgttaggcacatgccttattccagtatgtcatcaccctgaggagatggagaataagacactgttctctgcttatgcgaatctttcctcccagtactctagcatggctaattggggcccagccaactatactctgcctcgcacggctatatccctccacacaccgtacccggccggggctcacAATGTTACTTGTGCGCGTatagttaactgcactagtacaaaggtgcccttgggctgtcgaaaaatttctcaaccccttttaaattgttcccatgctgtcaatgtttcatacaattatggccatatcatcctaccatcaggatggttttttacttgcggttcacgcacctttaattatattcctgcaaatttaagtgatggcaccctttgctgtcttagtagaatgacccttatattgccttttgctggacAAAAtcgtagtaaaagaagtgtacccctttcagatgattgtattgcagatgttgagctttttagtcgtgctgagtatactgctttagcggcctctattgttggggtccccgcgcttgccacgtattcagccagaactttaaataacctggcatgctttgcagcaaaggcaattaatacaacatcccaggctattgccttacttaacacagaacaacacgaattaagagatgcaattttggataacagagcagccattgattttctgctcctaaaacaccatctaggctgctccacatttcagcacatgtgttgctttaatttaactgataatagtcgctccatagaaactagactggctgtattggccaatcttacaacacacatacgccaagatctggggtttgagggtttttggaattggcttacaggttggctgccctctctagaatggctgcgacagctttttggttattttgtgtttgtaatcattgggcttattttttgctgctgctgtgtacaatgtattccttccttgttaagattttgtgaaattttgccctggaaagctccccaagttatgtccttgtctgtctgggagttaaatagcatgacaaaacaaattgacggctacaaTGAGATGGCCaattatcattaa
- the LOC142073379 gene encoding uncharacterized protein LOC142073379 isoform X1 produces the protein MVHAAKARSDLTAEELADLVSVCPVTWQNDDQGNPVGTWTTLSYSVVREVRKAIREFGLTSTFVRGLVEGIGTGYSLVPEDWKTLLRMMLSPSQYVIWLSEYRQMAERQAQDRCGFQLGVCDRHLNNMAWHQGLSNPIPEFQLTLEETALPPESTTTGRKRRRRSVPNRPVTWGAVKALVAAAQRRLAADQQPETPETLFVAILAQITANSVMIVCLLCLLFPVGVGSDALPPLRARMTYNIWERLASIANVTHFCLSNSVAAGDLLGTCLIPVCHHPEEMENKTLFSAYANLSSQYSSMANWGPANYTLPRTAISLHTPYPAGAHNVTCARIVNCTSTKVPLGCRKISQPLLNCSHAVNVSYNYGHIILPSGWFFTCGSRTFNYIPANLSDGTLCCLSRMTLILPFAGQNRSKRSVPLSDDCIADVELFSRAEYTALAASIVGVPALATYSARTLNNLACFAAKAINTTSQAIALLNTEQHELRDAILDNRAAIDFLLLKHHLGCSTFQHMCCFNLTDNSRSIETRLAVLANLTTHIRQDLGFEGFWNWLTGWLPSLEWLRQLFGYFVFVIIGLIFCCCCVQCIPSLLRFCEILPWKAPQVMSLSVWELNSMTKQIDGYNEMANYH, from the exons atggttcacgcggcgaaagctcgatcagatcttacagcggaggagctggctgatctggtctcagtttgcccggtgacctggcagaatgatgaccagggtaaccccgtgggcacctggaccactttgtcatactcggtggttagagaggtgaggaaagcaattcgtgagtttggcctgactagcacctttgtgcgtggtctcgttgaagggataggtactgggtactccctagtccctgaggattggaaaacgctgctgcgcatgatgttatcacctagtcagtatgttatttggcttagtgagtatcggcagatggcagaacgccaagctcag gaccgttgtgggttccagctcggtgtgtgcgaccggcacttaaacaacatggcatggcaccaggggctgtcgaatcccataccagagtttcagctgaccttggaggagaccgcgttgccccccgagtcgacaacgacgggacggaaacggaggaggcgtagtgtcccaaaccggcccgtgacatggggagcagtaaaagcattggtcgccgcggcccaacgaaggctggcagcagatcaacagccagagactcctgagactttgtttgtggcgattctcgcccaaatcactgctaattctgtgatgattgtgtgccttttgtgcctgctatttcctgtaggggttggctcggacgCGCTTCCCCCGctacgagcccgaatgacatataacatatgggaaagattggcttcaatagcaaatgttacccacttttgtctatctaattctgtagcagccggagatttgttaggcacatgccttattccagtatgtcatcaccctgaggagatggagaataagacactgttctctgcttatgcgaatctttcctcccagtactctagcatggctaattggggcccagccaactatactctgcctcgcacggctatatccctccacacaccgtacccggccggggctcacAATGTTACTTGTGCGCGTatagttaactgcactagtacaaaggtgcccttgggctgtcgaaaaatttctcaaccccttttaaattgttcccatgctgtcaatgtttcatacaattatggccatatcatcctaccatcaggatggttttttacttgcggttcacgcacctttaattatattcctgcaaatttaagtgatggcaccctttgctgtcttagtagaatgacccttatattgccttttgctggacAAAAtcgtagtaaaagaagtgtacccctttcagatgattgtattgcagatgttgagctttttagtcgtgctgagtatactgctttagcggcctctattgttggggtccccgcgcttgccacgtattcagccagaactttaaataacctggcatgctttgcagcaaaggcaattaatacaacatcccaggctattgccttacttaacacagaacaacacgaattaagagatgcaattttggataacagagcagccattgattttctgctcctaaaacaccatctaggctgctccacatttcagcacatgtgttgctttaatttaactgataatagtcgctccatagaaactagactggctgtattggccaatcttacaacacacatacgccaagatctggggtttgagggtttttggaattggcttacaggttggctgccctctctagaatggctgcgacagctttttggttattttgtgtttgtaatcattgggcttattttttgctgctgctgtgtacaatgtattccttccttgttaagattttgtgaaattttgccctggaaagctccccaagttatgtccttgtctgtctgggagttaaatagcatgacaaaacaaattgacggctacaaTGAGATGGCCaattatcattaa
- the LOC142073379 gene encoding uncharacterized protein LOC142073379 isoform X4 encodes MMLSPSQYVIWLSEYRQMAERQAQDRCGFQLGVCDRHLNNMAWHQGLSNPIPEFQLTLEETALPPESTTTGRKRRRRSVPNRPVTWGAVKALVAAAQRRLAADQQPETPETLFVAILAQITANSVMIVCLLCLLFPVGVGSDALPPLRARMTYNIWERLASIANVTHFCLSNSVAAGDLLGTCLIPVCHHPEEMENKTLFSAYANLSSQYSSMANWGPANYTLPRTAISLHTPYPAGAHNVTCARIVNCTSTKVPLGCRKISQPLLNCSHAVNVSYNYGHIILPSGWFFTCGSRTFNYIPANLSDGTLCCLSRMTLILPFAGQNRSKRSVPLSDDCIADVELFSRAEYTALAASIVGVPALATYSARTLNNLACFAAKAINTTSQAIALLNTEQHELRDAILDNRAAIDFLLLKHHLGCSTFQHMCCFNLTDNSRSIETRLAVLANLTTHIRQDLGFEGFWNWLTGWLPSLEWLRQLFGYFVFVIIGLIFCCCCVQCIPSLLRFCEILPWKAPQVMSLSVWELNSMTKQIDGYNEMANYH; translated from the exons atgatgttatcacctagtcagtatgttatttggcttagtgagtatcggcagatggcagaacgccaagctcag gaccgttgtgggttccagctcggtgtgtgcgaccggcacttaaacaacatggcatggcaccaggggctgtcgaatcccataccagagtttcagctgaccttggaggagaccgcgttgccccccgagtcgacaacgacgggacggaaacggaggaggcgtagtgtcccaaaccggcccgtgacatggggagcagtaaaagcattggtcgccgcggcccaacgaaggctggcagcagatcaacagccagagactcctgagactttgtttgtggcgattctcgcccaaatcactgctaattctgtgatgattgtgtgccttttgtgcctgctatttcctgtaggggttggctcggacgCGCTTCCCCCGctacgagcccgaatgacatataacatatgggaaagattggcttcaatagcaaatgttacccacttttgtctatctaattctgtagcagccggagatttgttaggcacatgccttattccagtatgtcatcaccctgaggagatggagaataagacactgttctctgcttatgcgaatctttcctcccagtactctagcatggctaattggggcccagccaactatactctgcctcgcacggctatatccctccacacaccgtacccggccggggctcacAATGTTACTTGTGCGCGTatagttaactgcactagtacaaaggtgcccttgggctgtcgaaaaatttctcaaccccttttaaattgttcccatgctgtcaatgtttcatacaattatggccatatcatcctaccatcaggatggttttttacttgcggttcacgcacctttaattatattcctgcaaatttaagtgatggcaccctttgctgtcttagtagaatgacccttatattgccttttgctggacAAAAtcgtagtaaaagaagtgtacccctttcagatgattgtattgcagatgttgagctttttagtcgtgctgagtatactgctttagcggcctctattgttggggtccccgcgcttgccacgtattcagccagaactttaaataacctggcatgctttgcagcaaaggcaattaatacaacatcccaggctattgccttacttaacacagaacaacacgaattaagagatgcaattttggataacagagcagccattgattttctgctcctaaaacaccatctaggctgctccacatttcagcacatgtgttgctttaatttaactgataatagtcgctccatagaaactagactggctgtattggccaatcttacaacacacatacgccaagatctggggtttgagggtttttggaattggcttacaggttggctgccctctctagaatggctgcgacagctttttggttattttgtgtttgtaatcattgggcttattttttgctgctgctgtgtacaatgtattccttccttgttaagattttgtgaaattttgccctggaaagctccccaagttatgtccttgtctgtctgggagttaaatagcatgacaaaacaaattgacggctacaaTGAGATGGCCaattatcattaa